Genomic segment of Rickettsiella endosymbiont of Xylota segnis:
ACCAAATAAACAATACAACTCACCTGGACAATGTGGACGTAAAGCACGTAAAACTTGCTGCAATGCATCGGGTGTATGCGCGTAATCTACAACCACTAAGGGCTTCCCAGTGGTATGAAACGCTTGCATACGTCCTTTAATACCCTTTAATTTCGATATAACCTGTGAAATTTCTGCTAAAGAAAAATGCAAACTCTTTAATAGTGTCAATACCAGCAACAAATTACTTAAATTGAACTGCCCCATTAAAAATGGATTTTCGATAAACACTTCGCCCCAAGGCGTATCGATTTCTGCCTGTAAACCTTGTTGATTAAAATCAAATTTTTTAACGGTGACATGTGGAATATGCGACCATGCCGATTGAGGCTTGTTTAAAGAATAAGCATATACAGGTAATTGTTCAGCAAGTTCAGTTAACCATTGTTGCGCATAAGGATCGTCAGCATTTAAGATCGCCTGCTGCACACCCGGTAAATCAAAAAAAGAACGTTTAGCCTGCGCATAGGCATTCATGGTTCCATGATAATCCAGATGATCTCGGGTTAAATTAGTAAATGCGGCTACAGAAAATTCTGTGCCATTTAAACGCTGTTGAGCTAAGCGATGTGAAGATACTTCCATGACCACAGCCTGTGCTTGTTCATCTCGAAAATTTGCCAGTAATTGTTGCAACTCGATAGCATCGGGGGTGGTTAGCTGACCCGCCTTTAAATCTCCATAGAAACCATTACCCAAGGTCCCGATGACACCACATGGCTTTTGTAACTGCTGCAAACTATCGGCTAAAAAATGTGTACAAGAAGTTTTACCATTCGTACCCGTAATACCGATTACAGGCAAATAACGACTCGGATAATCATAAAATCGGGCTGCGATAGGCCCTAATTGTGCAGTTAAATGAGGAAGTGCCATTATAGGGATAGGTGCTACATTTACATCAATAGAAACATTCCCTTCCGGTTCGAATAAAATGGCTGCCGCACCTTTAGCGATTGCCTCCGAAATAAAATGACGGCCGTCATTACCCCTTCCGGGATAAGCAAAGAATAAATCTCCTGGTTGAAGTTGACGGCTATCTTGGCAAAGCCCTTTAATGACGGGATCCGCCTTCACCGCAACGTCAAAACCCATTAATAACTGACTTAAATGCATAAAAAATACTCGTCCACCCTAGGATCTATTAAGTCTTGCTTCACTACTAAAAAACCTCTATTATAAATAGTAATGATTCTCATTTAAAATATTTATGCTAACTGAGTCTATACCCCTCACCCAACTAAGCCCGGGACAATCTGCTACTGTAGTAGGTTTTAGTTCTGATATCGCTGCACACTGTCGCAAATTATTACAACATTTAGGCATTACTCGACAAGTTGCCATTACTTTAATTCGACGTGCGCCACTTGGCGACCCCTTACAATTACAAATTTTAGGTAGCCAATTTAGTTTACGTGCCAGTGAAGCCTGTCATATTTACGTAGAATATTCAAACTAAACACAAAACTCATGAAAAAAAATAAAATCATTGCCATAGCCGGCAATCCTAATTGCGGTAAAACTGTTATTTTTAATGCGCTCACCGGTAGTCGACAAAAAGTAGGTAATTGGGCTGGCGTCACGGTTGAGCAAAAAAGTGGTTATTTTAATGTCGGTGCAGAAACCTATGAAATCGTTGATCTTCCAGGCACTTATTCCTTAAGTGTCGTCGCTAATAATTGTGCCATGGATGAATGCATTGCCTGCACTTATCTAGTTAACAATCGTCCCGATGTTGTCATTAACGTAGTAAATGCAAGCAATCTCGAACGACAACTGTATTTGACTGCGCAACTGTTAGAAATGCAGATACCCGTTATCATCGCACTTAATATGATGGATATTGCTAAGCGACGCGGTATACATATTAATATCCAACAATTGAGTCGATCATTAAAGTGTCCAATTATTCCTTTAACTGCAATTCGTGGCATGGGTATTAAAGAATTACGTCATACTTTGTCAGCAAACCTCTCGACACATGCTATTCTCCCGTATTCTTTTGAGCCTTTATTGCAGAACGCTTTGCAAACACTTACCGAAAAATTATCGACAAAAAAAGTCCCTCTTCCTTGGTTGGCTTGTCGTTTATTGGAAGATGATGCCATCGCTCGCAATTACGCCACACCAGAAGAACTCTCGTTTACACAATCATTGATACAAATACTTAAAACACAATTGAATGAAGAAATTGATTTGCTGATCGCCGATGCACGTTATGCTTGGATACAATCGCTATTGAAACAAAGTTTAATCACCAACACACCCGGCATAACTTTTACCTCGCGTATTGATCGTATTATTTTAAATCGTTGGCTAGGTATTCCTATTTTTCTTTTAGTGATGTACACACTTTTTTTATTTGCCATTAATGTCGGTGGCGCTTTTCAAGATTTTTTTGATATCGGTAGCACGGCATTGTTCATACATGGCAGTATCAATGTACTTACGCAATTGCATTTACCGGTTTGGCTGATTGCATTAATTGCTAATGGTTTAGGTAAAGGTATTAATACCACAATAAGCTTTATACCGGTCATCGGTGCCATGTTTTTATTTTTATCCTTATTAGAAGATTCAGGTTACATGGCACGCGCCGCGTTTGTGGTCGATAAATTAATGGGGGCTATCGGTTTACCTGGAAAAGCTTTTGTTCCATTAATTGTGGGTTTTGGTTGTAATGTCCCTACAGTAATGGCTACGCGCACCTTAGCTTCGCCACGGGATCGTATTTTGACGGTGATGATGGCGCCCTTTATGTCATGCGGTGCACGCCTCACAGTATATACTTTATTTGTTGCCGCTTTTTTCCCGCAAGGTGGTGCACTCATCATTTTTGCGTTATATCTCATAGGTATACTAACAGCAATTTTCACCGGTTTATTACTGCGCTCTACCGCATTAAAAGCAGAAACAACGCCGATGATCTTAGAACTACCGACCTATCATTGGCCACATTGGCGTTCTATCTTGCAAAGCACCTGGCAACGCTTGAAATTATTTTTATTTAAAGCAGGTCGTTTTATTATTCCAATTTGTGTGCTGATAGGATGTTTCAATACGATCAGCATCCATGGCAAACTGATCACCGGTGAAGCCAATCAACATTCTTTATTATCCAGTATTGGAAAAACCATCACACCAATCTTTGCTCCTATAGGCATACAAAGTAATAACTGGCCTGCCACTGTGGGTTTAGCCACCGGTTTACTCGCTAAGGAAGTGGTTGTCGGAACATTAAATACTTTATATTCACAAGTAGGCCAACTGGCAGAGCAAACTGAAAAATCGACAATAAGCGATGAATTAAAAGCCGCTGTGTTATCTATCCCCAAAAATCTAGGTGAGCTGGGCAAAACTCTAACCAATCCCATGGCGCTAAAGGCAGAAGCACCTGACGTGACGAAAGGTGTTTATGGTGTGATGTCCAATTATTTCGACGGTAAGCTCGGCGCTTTTTCTTATCTATTGTTTATTTTATTGTATTTTCCTTGTATTTCGACCATGGCGGTGATGCAACGCGAGATTGGTAGAGCTTGGGCTTATTTTTCTATGGCATGGAGTACGGGAATTGCTTATGCCGTCTCTGCTTTATTTTATCAAACGGTCACGTTTAAGCAGCATGCCTTATCAACTATTTTATGCTACCTCATCGTTGCTATTGCACTTTGTGTTACGCGTGGCTTCTTACGTTTTAAAACCAGCAAACTCACCGAATTACCACTCCCACTCTCATCCAGTAGAGGAAACTGCCATGATTAGCTTACTCGCTTTAAAAAAATTTATTGCTGAAAAAAAATTAGTTAATCTTGCGTTTATTCTACAAACCTTTGGAACTAAGCAAGAAGAAACCCTAGCGATCTTAGAACTATTAATACATAAAGGTTGTGTAAAAAAATATTTTAAAACACCGAATTGCGCAACACCTTGCCTTAAGTGTTCATCCGAGCCTTTCGTTTTATATCAGTGGGTAGAACAAGCCTGTTTAACGACGAGTACTTCTTAATTCACAAAGTCGGGACTATCTCTCGTAGTATCGTTTTTATTCCGACTAAAGGATTATCCATCCTCTGTAAGGTTTCACTTAATTTTTGTCGCCAACGTCTGCCGCCTGCTACACCATGAAATAACCCAAATAAAGGCTGGATTAAATGCGTCAAGTTTTCCCCCGATATAAAAGCCTGCTCTAGATAAGGTAAATACAATAAAACAATAGACAGTCGACTAGGAATAATCAAGCTATCTTGTGGACTAATAAGTTGATCGAGTTCAGCAAACAAATAGGGATTATACCAAGCAGCACGACCTATCATGACAGCATCCACCAGTTGTAAATGTTCCTGCGCTGTGCTTATACAAGATATGCCGCCATTTAAAGCAATATTTAAATGAGGGAAGTCACGCTTAATCTGATATACCCAATTATAATTTAAAGGTGGAATTTCACGGTTTTGTTTGGGACTTAATCCCGATAGCCAAGCCTTACGCGCATGAATAATAAAAGTACGACAGCCCGCCAAACTTACTTGTTGGATAAATTGGGCTAAATAATCATAACTTTCGCAATCATCGACACCAATCCGGGTTTTAACGGTAATAGGTAATTTAACTGCTGCGCACATTTCAGCAATGCAATCAGCAACGCGTCTGGGATCTTTAAGTAATACCGCACCAAAACAACCTGATTGCACTCTATCGCTAGGACAACCGACATTAAGATTAATCTCTGAATAACCATAAGGTTCGACTATTTTGGCCGCCCGCGCTAGATCGGAACCGATACCGCCGCCCAATTGTATCGCCAAAGTTTTTTCACTGGCATCAAAACTTAATAAACGCTCTCGCTGTGGACTTTTTAAAATAGCGTCTGTGGTGAGCATTTCCGTATATAACTGGGCTTTTTTGCAAATTAGCCGAAAAAAATAACGGTAATGACGGGTAGTCCAACCCATCATAGGTGCTATCATATAGGAACTAATCGACTGTTTCTGCGGTTTTAGCATGATTTATTTCTGTTAAGGGGGCTTCCATGCTGGTTTTTTACTGGTATGATAGCCCCACTAGCTTTGTTACACAAAGCTTGTTTTACAATAATAACAATTTGGAGTCCTTATCATGAAATTGAAACAAGCCCTCATCATCGGTTTAAGCAGCGCGATTTTAGCTATCCCAGCTATCGCAGCTGAATCAGCCACCGATCTGAATAACTTACCTGCTGCTAATACCAACCAGCCAGCTGCTGTAACACCTGCTAAACAGGAAGCTGTTCATCATCGAAAAGGTCACAAAAAAATCTCCTTGGAAAAAAAAATAGACCCTAAACAAGAAAAAGGAAACACTAAATTGGATGAGCTAAACACGCTTAACTCCGATAATACAGCAGGAACAGATCAAACAGAAAAAGACTCCGTAAAGTCTTAATCTCGTTAAAAAATAAAAGGTCGATATATTATCGGCCTTTTTTTATAATCTATTCTTCGCAATAAAATTTTTTCCTGCGTTCCCGCTCAATTCGCAATCTCTTCGCGGCACTTGCCAAAAATTCAATTGCTACGAGTACAATAATTTATATAAGTTCTAAATTCTCAACGATTAATTGCAAAGATTTACGGCCTTGATAATAGTTAACGCCTATACGATAGCGAGCATTGATGCGTTCTGCACGGTGATTAGGCCATTGACTTAGGCTGACATTAAATGCAATAGCATCAATTTGTTTACCAGCAGCTTGACTCGCTAAGCTCATCTTTAAATGTTTGTCACCTACCAAACGTTGCGCAAGTAATAGAAAACAACCTTCAAATAAAGGTTCTGGAAAATCTTGACCCCATGGACCCGCGTCATAACGTAACAGCTCGGCCAGTTCTAAAGTTAACTCCTGCTGAGTTAATTCACCATCGGTATAACAAATAGCCTGTAAAATATCGGGTCGTAATTGTTGCTCACATTCCAGTTGAAAAATCTTAACAAACTCCTCAAGAGAATCTTTTTTCAAACTCAAACCTGCTGCCATGGCATGTCCGCCAAATTTATTAATCAAATGCGGATGACGCGTTGCAATAGTTTCTAATAGATCACGAATATGTAAGCCGGTGATAGAACGTGCTGAACCTTTTAATTCATCGGTTTGATGACCCTTTGCAAAAATAATCGTCGGTCTATGCAAGCGTTCAGTTAAACGCGAAGCCAATAAACCGATGACACCTTGATGCCAACGACTGTCATATAAACAAATGCCTTTTTCCAAAGGTTTTTTCTCAAGCAATGTTTCTAAAATAGCGAAAGCTTCTTGTTTCATGGTCGTTTCGATTGTGCGACGTTCTTCATTTAATTGACTGAGTTGTAACGCGAGCTCATGCGCACGATTACGATCAGTTTCTAACAAACAAGCAATTCCTAACGACATATCAGCCAAACGACCCGCAGCATTTAAACGGGGTGCGATACTAAACGATAAATCGCTCGCCACCAGATATTCTACTTCACGTTTCGCCAATTTAAGTAAGGCATAAATCCCAGGCCGGGCTTTACCGGCTTTAATCCACTGCAAACCTTGCATGACTAATAACCGATTATTACGATCCAAGCTAACTAAATCAGCTACCGTTCCTAATGCCACCAAATCCAAAAACTGCAGCATATTCGGTATAACTGTTTTATTTTTTTCAAACCAAGCTTGGTTACGTAAATAATGCCTGAGTGCCAACATCACATAAAAAATAACACCAACACCCGCTAAATTTTTACTCGGAAATGGATCGTCTCTTTGCTGCGGATTAACAATCGCATCTGCAATCGGCAAACTAGCTGCTGGCAAATGGTGATCGGTAATGATTACTTTTAATCCAGCAGCTTTGGCGGCGATGACACCTTCATGACTCGAGATACCATTATCAACGGTTATAATCACATCAGGTTTTTTCGTGCGTAAAGCGAGTTCAACTATCTCTGGTGTTAAACCGTAACCATATTCAAAACGATTTGGCACTAAAAAATCCACTTGCTGCGCCCCAAAACAACGTAAGGCACTCACCGCTAAAGCACTACTGGTTGCGCCATCACTATCAAAATCACCGACGATGAGTAAACGCTGTTGTTGCATCACGGCTTCACCCAAACATTGTGCTGCCGCTTCGATGCCGGTTAACGA
This window contains:
- a CDS encoding UDP-N-acetylmuramoyl-L-alanyl-D-glutamate--2,6-diaminopimelate ligase; the protein is MHLSQLLMGFDVAVKADPVIKGLCQDSRQLQPGDLFFAYPGRGNDGRHFISEAIAKGAAAILFEPEGNVSIDVNVAPIPIMALPHLTAQLGPIAARFYDYPSRYLPVIGITGTNGKTSCTHFLADSLQQLQKPCGVIGTLGNGFYGDLKAGQLTTPDAIELQQLLANFRDEQAQAVVMEVSSHRLAQQRLNGTEFSVAAFTNLTRDHLDYHGTMNAYAQAKRSFFDLPGVQQAILNADDPYAQQWLTELAEQLPVYAYSLNKPQSAWSHIPHVTVKKFDFNQQGLQAEIDTPWGEVFIENPFLMGQFNLSNLLLVLTLLKSLHFSLAEISQVISKLKGIKGRMQAFHTTGKPLVVVDYAHTPDALQQVLRALRPHCPGELYCLFGCGGDRDKGKRPLMAKIAEQEADRIIVTSDNPRHEDPLQILRDIQQGFTDKKPIYRELDRQRAIVYAIATAQPSDVVLIAGKGHEDYQLIKGIKYPFDDALEVQRLLLL
- a CDS encoding FeoA family protein: MLTESIPLTQLSPGQSATVVGFSSDIAAHCRKLLQHLGITRQVAITLIRRAPLGDPLQLQILGSQFSLRASEACHIYVEYSN
- the feoB gene encoding Fe(2+) transporter permease subunit FeoB translates to MKKNKIIAIAGNPNCGKTVIFNALTGSRQKVGNWAGVTVEQKSGYFNVGAETYEIVDLPGTYSLSVVANNCAMDECIACTYLVNNRPDVVINVVNASNLERQLYLTAQLLEMQIPVIIALNMMDIAKRRGIHINIQQLSRSLKCPIIPLTAIRGMGIKELRHTLSANLSTHAILPYSFEPLLQNALQTLTEKLSTKKVPLPWLACRLLEDDAIARNYATPEELSFTQSLIQILKTQLNEEIDLLIADARYAWIQSLLKQSLITNTPGITFTSRIDRIILNRWLGIPIFLLVMYTLFLFAINVGGAFQDFFDIGSTALFIHGSINVLTQLHLPVWLIALIANGLGKGINTTISFIPVIGAMFLFLSLLEDSGYMARAAFVVDKLMGAIGLPGKAFVPLIVGFGCNVPTVMATRTLASPRDRILTVMMAPFMSCGARLTVYTLFVAAFFPQGGALIIFALYLIGILTAIFTGLLLRSTALKAETTPMILELPTYHWPHWRSILQSTWQRLKLFLFKAGRFIIPICVLIGCFNTISIHGKLITGEANQHSLLSSIGKTITPIFAPIGIQSNNWPATVGLATGLLAKEVVVGTLNTLYSQVGQLAEQTEKSTISDELKAAVLSIPKNLGELGKTLTNPMALKAEAPDVTKGVYGVMSNYFDGKLGAFSYLLFILLYFPCISTMAVMQREIGRAWAYFSMAWSTGIAYAVSALFYQTVTFKQHALSTILCYLIVAIALCVTRGFLRFKTSKLTELPLPLSSSRGNCHD
- a CDS encoding FeoC-like transcriptional regulator; this translates as MISLLALKKFIAEKKLVNLAFILQTFGTKQEETLAILELLIHKGCVKKYFKTPNCATPCLKCSSEPFVLYQWVEQACLTTSTS
- the dusA gene encoding tRNA dihydrouridine(20/20a) synthase DusA — translated: MLKPQKQSISSYMIAPMMGWTTRHYRYFFRLICKKAQLYTEMLTTDAILKSPQRERLLSFDASEKTLAIQLGGGIGSDLARAAKIVEPYGYSEINLNVGCPSDRVQSGCFGAVLLKDPRRVADCIAEMCAAVKLPITVKTRIGVDDCESYDYLAQFIQQVSLAGCRTFIIHARKAWLSGLSPKQNREIPPLNYNWVYQIKRDFPHLNIALNGGISCISTAQEHLQLVDAVMIGRAAWYNPYLFAELDQLISPQDSLIIPSRLSIVLLYLPYLEQAFISGENLTHLIQPLFGLFHGVAGGRRWRQKLSETLQRMDNPLVGIKTILREIVPTL
- the recJ gene encoding single-stranded-DNA-specific exonuclease RecJ, coding for MNKTILRREFNLVENLTHLHPVLQRVYAARGIQSVEELDYRLSSLLHFQSLTGIEAAAQCLGEAVMQQQRLLIVGDFDSDGATSSALAVSALRCFGAQQVDFLVPNRFEYGYGLTPEIVELALRTKKPDVIITVDNGISSHEGVIAAKAAGLKVIITDHHLPAASLPIADAIVNPQQRDDPFPSKNLAGVGVIFYVMLALRHYLRNQAWFEKNKTVIPNMLQFLDLVALGTVADLVSLDRNNRLLVMQGLQWIKAGKARPGIYALLKLAKREVEYLVASDLSFSIAPRLNAAGRLADMSLGIACLLETDRNRAHELALQLSQLNEERRTIETTMKQEAFAILETLLEKKPLEKGICLYDSRWHQGVIGLLASRLTERLHRPTIIFAKGHQTDELKGSARSITGLHIRDLLETIATRHPHLINKFGGHAMAAGLSLKKDSLEEFVKIFQLECEQQLRPDILQAICYTDGELTQQELTLELAELLRYDAGPWGQDFPEPLFEGCFLLLAQRLVGDKHLKMSLASQAAGKQIDAIAFNVSLSQWPNHRAERINARYRIGVNYYQGRKSLQLIVENLELI